One window of Bifidobacterium pseudocatenulatum DSM 20438 = JCM 1200 = LMG 10505 genomic DNA carries:
- a CDS encoding 4-(cytidine 5'-diphospho)-2-C-methyl-D-erythritol kinase, which produces MSDANTAINTVSVDCPAKTNLTLHVGRPRSEWGGRHELDTIYCAVGVYDTVTTSRKKPGSGFSLNLEGAYLGDLASSGSDMRRNHAVLALFAMAEASGHEPDVALNIEKRIPVGAGMAGGSADAAATILALNTLWNLDWSIERLQQVAATLGADMPFCLTGGYARGTGFGEQIEQLSENSDAVLELTDQGFAGRLLVGAYQAELRTPEVYAMFDQIGAGATDNNHLQQASISLHPRSGQAIDEALQAGAKQAFVSGSGPSVIAFVPTDDAARAVQSAWQQSRCVDRIIATKAPAHPIVHIIA; this is translated from the coding sequence ATGAGCGACGCCAACACCGCAATCAACACGGTCAGCGTGGACTGCCCGGCGAAAACGAATCTGACCCTGCACGTAGGCAGGCCACGCAGCGAATGGGGTGGCCGACACGAGCTCGACACCATCTACTGCGCCGTCGGCGTGTACGACACCGTCACCACCAGTCGCAAAAAGCCCGGATCCGGTTTCTCCCTGAATCTTGAAGGTGCCTATCTTGGCGATCTGGCCTCCTCCGGCAGCGACATGCGACGCAACCATGCCGTACTCGCCCTGTTCGCCATGGCCGAAGCGAGCGGCCATGAACCGGATGTGGCGTTGAACATTGAAAAACGCATTCCCGTTGGCGCGGGCATGGCAGGAGGTTCCGCGGATGCGGCCGCCACGATTCTGGCATTGAACACGCTATGGAATCTTGATTGGTCCATTGAACGGTTGCAACAGGTTGCCGCCACATTGGGCGCGGATATGCCGTTCTGCCTGACCGGAGGCTATGCGCGAGGCACCGGCTTCGGCGAGCAGATCGAACAACTCAGCGAAAACAGCGACGCCGTGCTGGAACTGACGGATCAGGGCTTTGCAGGCCGTCTGCTGGTCGGCGCGTATCAGGCGGAACTGCGCACGCCGGAAGTGTATGCCATGTTCGACCAAATCGGCGCCGGCGCAACCGACAACAATCATCTGCAACAGGCGTCGATCTCACTGCATCCACGCAGCGGACAGGCGATCGACGAAGCGTTGCAGGCAGGCGCCAAGCAGGCGTTCGTCTCCGGATCCGGCCCTTCCGTAATCGCATTCGTGCCAACCGACGATGCGGCACGCGCCGTGCAGTCGGCATGGCAACAAAGCCGTTGCGTCGACCGCATCATCGCCACCAAGGCACCGGCCCATCCGATTGTGCATATCATCGCGTAA